A single genomic interval of Halorubrum aethiopicum harbors:
- the uvrA gene encoding excinuclease ABC subunit UvrA, with product MSKDYIEVRGAEEHNLKDLDVRIPREEFTVVTGLSGSGKSSLAFDTIYAEGQRRYIESLSAYARNFLGQMDKPQVESVEGLSPAISIDQKNAANNPRSTVGTVTELHDYLRLLYARIGVQHDPITGEEVGEQSAQDMVNQILELPEGTRAKIAAPIVRDQKGAFEDLFEELVADGYARVEVDGEPLDLTLDDPDLDQNYDHTIDVIVDRVKVSPDARSRITDSVETALEEAGGALKLIVPDPPADTPFASNARSTGSLAADAEGDDRLVVEFSEELGNPNSDFQFSAIETRSFSFNSPYGACPECEGIGSTKEVDEDLVVVDPSKPLKHVFEPWSYNRTYYSRQIDNVAEHFGVDLETPFEELDESVRRQFLYGTDDVVHFEWTTKNGTREKTERFEGVIPNLERRHVETDSDRARDHIEEYMAVTTCPECGGTRLKEQSRHVLVAGTPITDVNRLSIAEAREHFEGMEAELGERDTKIATEILKEIRARLGFMEEVGLEYITLDREASTLSGGESQRIRLATQVGSGLVGVLYVLDEPSIGLHQRDNDRLLNTLEGLRDLGNTLLVVEHDEETMRRADEIVDMGPGPGKRGGEVVAQGDFDDIVAADDSVTADYLAGRKSIPVPDERRDPDGELVVRGARQHNLKDLDVPIELGTLTTVTGVSGSGKSTLVNDVLYKGLAREMNDNTSVDPGEHDAIEGIDGIETVRLIDQSPIGRTPRSNPATYTDVFDHVRELFAETKLAKRRGYEKGRFSFNVKGGRCEECGGQGTVKIEMNFLSDVHVPCEQCGGARYNDETLEVTYKGATIADVLEMSVAEAYDFFESHQGLQRRLKLLKDVGLGYMDLGQPSTTLSGGEAQRVKLAEELGKKATGDTLYLLDEPTTGLHKEDERKLIEVLHRLVDAGNTVVVIEHELDLVKNADRVIDLGPEGGEGGGELVARGTPEAVAREDDSHTGRYLRDLLPDVDIEGPRNDRRKPATAADDD from the coding sequence ATGAGCAAGGACTACATCGAGGTCCGCGGCGCGGAGGAGCACAACCTCAAGGACCTCGACGTCCGGATCCCGCGCGAGGAGTTCACGGTCGTCACCGGCCTCTCCGGGTCGGGCAAGTCGTCGCTCGCGTTCGACACGATCTACGCTGAGGGGCAGCGCCGGTACATCGAGTCGCTGTCGGCGTACGCCCGCAACTTCCTCGGGCAGATGGACAAACCGCAGGTCGAGTCCGTGGAGGGGCTCTCGCCCGCGATCTCCATCGACCAGAAGAACGCCGCCAACAACCCGCGATCGACGGTCGGCACCGTCACCGAACTCCACGACTACCTCCGGCTGCTGTACGCCCGGATCGGCGTCCAACACGACCCGATCACGGGCGAGGAGGTCGGCGAGCAGTCCGCCCAGGACATGGTGAACCAGATCCTCGAGTTACCCGAGGGCACCCGCGCGAAGATCGCCGCACCGATCGTGCGCGACCAGAAGGGGGCGTTCGAGGACCTCTTCGAGGAACTCGTCGCCGACGGCTACGCCCGCGTCGAGGTCGACGGCGAGCCGCTCGATCTGACGCTCGACGATCCCGACCTCGACCAGAACTACGACCACACGATCGACGTGATCGTCGACCGGGTGAAGGTGAGCCCCGACGCCCGCTCGCGGATCACGGACTCCGTCGAGACCGCCCTGGAGGAGGCCGGCGGCGCGCTCAAGCTGATCGTCCCGGACCCGCCCGCCGACACCCCGTTCGCCTCGAACGCCCGGTCGACCGGGTCGCTGGCGGCGGACGCGGAGGGCGACGACCGGCTCGTCGTCGAGTTCTCCGAGGAGCTCGGCAACCCCAACTCCGACTTCCAGTTCTCCGCGATCGAGACGCGCTCGTTCTCGTTCAACAGCCCGTACGGCGCGTGTCCCGAGTGCGAGGGGATCGGCTCGACGAAGGAGGTCGACGAGGACCTGGTGGTCGTCGACCCCTCGAAGCCGCTGAAACACGTCTTCGAGCCGTGGAGCTACAACCGGACGTACTACTCCCGACAGATCGACAACGTCGCGGAGCACTTCGGCGTCGACCTCGAGACCCCCTTCGAGGAACTGGACGAGTCGGTCCGTCGGCAGTTCCTCTACGGCACCGACGACGTCGTCCACTTCGAGTGGACCACGAAGAACGGCACCCGCGAGAAGACGGAGCGCTTCGAGGGCGTCATCCCGAACCTGGAGCGCCGCCACGTCGAGACCGACTCCGACCGCGCCCGCGACCACATCGAGGAGTACATGGCCGTGACGACCTGCCCGGAGTGTGGGGGGACGCGGCTGAAGGAGCAGTCGCGACACGTCCTCGTCGCCGGCACGCCGATCACCGACGTCAACCGGCTGTCCATCGCCGAGGCCCGCGAGCACTTCGAGGGGATGGAGGCGGAACTCGGCGAGCGGGACACGAAGATCGCGACGGAGATACTCAAGGAGATCCGCGCGCGGCTCGGCTTCATGGAGGAGGTCGGGCTGGAGTACATCACGCTCGACCGGGAGGCGTCGACGCTGTCGGGCGGCGAGAGCCAGCGGATCCGGCTCGCGACGCAGGTCGGATCCGGGCTCGTCGGGGTGTTGTACGTGCTCGACGAGCCCTCCATCGGGCTCCACCAGCGCGACAACGACCGGCTGTTGAACACCCTGGAGGGGCTCCGCGACCTGGGCAACACCCTGCTCGTCGTCGAGCACGACGAGGAGACGATGCGGCGGGCCGACGAGATCGTCGACATGGGGCCGGGGCCGGGGAAGCGCGGCGGCGAGGTGGTCGCACAGGGCGACTTCGACGACATCGTCGCGGCCGACGACTCCGTCACCGCCGACTACCTCGCGGGCCGGAAGTCGATCCCGGTCCCCGACGAGCGGCGCGATCCGGACGGCGAGCTGGTCGTGCGCGGCGCGCGCCAGCACAACCTGAAGGACCTCGACGTGCCGATCGAGCTCGGCACGCTCACGACCGTCACCGGCGTCTCCGGCTCCGGGAAGTCGACGCTCGTCAACGACGTCCTCTACAAGGGGCTCGCCCGCGAGATGAACGACAACACCTCGGTCGACCCCGGCGAGCACGACGCGATCGAGGGAATCGACGGGATCGAGACGGTGCGGCTCATCGACCAGTCGCCGATCGGCCGGACGCCCCGGTCGAACCCCGCGACGTACACCGACGTGTTCGACCACGTCCGCGAGCTGTTCGCGGAGACCAAGCTCGCGAAGCGCCGCGGCTACGAGAAGGGCCGGTTCTCCTTCAACGTGAAGGGCGGCCGCTGTGAGGAGTGCGGCGGCCAGGGCACCGTGAAGATCGAGATGAACTTCCTCTCCGACGTCCACGTCCCCTGCGAGCAGTGCGGCGGGGCGCGCTACAACGACGAGACGCTCGAGGTGACCTACAAGGGCGCGACCATCGCCGACGTGCTCGAGATGAGCGTCGCGGAGGCGTACGACTTCTTCGAGAGCCACCAGGGGCTCCAGCGCCGCCTGAAGCTCCTGAAGGACGTGGGGCTCGGCTACATGGATCTCGGACAGCCCTCGACCACCCTCTCCGGCGGCGAGGCCCAGCGCGTGAAACTCGCCGAGGAGCTCGGCAAGAAGGCCACCGGCGACACGCTCTACCTCCTCGACGAGCCGACGACCGGGCTCCACAAGGAGGACGAGCGGAAGCTGATCGAGGTGCTCCACCGGCTCGTCGACGCCGGCAACACGGTCGTCGTCATCGAACACGAACTCGACCTCGTGAAGAACGCCGACCGCGTGATCGACCTCGGTCCCGAGGGCGGCGAGGGCGGCGGCGAGCTCGTCGCGCGCGGGACGCCCGAGGCGGTCGCCCGCGAGGACGACTCCCACACCGGACGGTACCTGCGCGACCTCCTCCCCGACGTCGACATCGAGGGGCCCCGAAACGACCGGCGGAAGCCCGCGACGGCCGCGGACGACGACTGA
- a CDS encoding arsenate-mycothiol transferase ArsC, translating into MSTRNDSSSTRIAFVCVQNAGRSQMAHAFAERELATRRLDGAVELVTGGTRPADRVHAEVVEAMAAVGVDLGDRTPREVTFEEIRASDYVITMGCSAEDVCPAGWAGENRDWGLEDPDGKPSEAVARIRDEIERRVVALFDEIAAAD; encoded by the coding sequence ATGTCCACCCGAAATGACTCCAGTTCGACACGTATCGCCTTCGTCTGCGTACAGAACGCGGGCCGGTCCCAGATGGCTCACGCGTTCGCCGAACGTGAGCTCGCCACCCGCCGCCTCGACGGCGCGGTCGAACTCGTCACCGGCGGAACGCGTCCCGCGGATCGCGTCCACGCCGAGGTCGTCGAGGCGATGGCGGCGGTCGGCGTCGACCTCGGCGACCGAACCCCCCGAGAGGTGACCTTCGAGGAGATCCGGGCGAGCGACTACGTGATCACGATGGGGTGTTCCGCGGAGGACGTCTGTCCGGCGGGCTGGGCCGGCGAGAACCGCGACTGGGGTCTCGAGGACCCGGACGGGAAGCCGTCGGAGGCGGTCGCACGGATCCGCGACGAGATCGAACGACGCGTGGTCGCGCTGTTCGACGAGATCGCGGCGGCCGACTGA
- a CDS encoding twin-arginine translocase subunit TatC: MASALDEDTQQSLAAGRESARAFLRSIQKDLQKVFVVFLIGFVGTFWALRVHVWDYLFAMTRANMSADVAAEADVIATTPFEVILLQAKIGLVVGAIVCLPALIYFTRDELRERGLWPQSPIARWKLAAIGLLGGGLFAVGVAYGVYAFFPIMFSFLAGFGLEAGIEPTYGIVMWTEFIVFLSLSFGLAGQMPLLITGLSYAEIVQYETFRDKWRYAVVAIFVFGAVFSPPDPFTQLMWAFPLVALYGFSLYLAKLVVTAKRSSDRIRVLGAVRNHWNVVGGSAVLGGGLVYAFYEYGGRTAVNDLLRSLDSDWRFLAPGEGLGLDPVTAAALYAGVWALAFAAVATLWAVYTDLDTTSAGYQYGDPAAIDLDELDAAGIRAAPEEPFLEMTEEESLARAQAALDDDDHEKAQAILDRFDEATDADGEGGDGGSADAAGGNAGGGGGGGAGGGLAASVGDRTSRASSTFLSELTGDDEAEDDIGGYYKDLKFIFDAIRSKSFILLVVFGGVMAAAFTWLYIGGLAAVRADLQRRVPAEVGGGINIITLHPVEALIFMVKFSLLIGGIAVFPVLLYSAWPALRDRGFVAGRIRQVYLWTGALFSGLIGGFALGYAYIAPRIIGWLVTDAANANMIITYQVSDFMWLVIFTTIGIGFLADIPVAMVLLNNAGVPYDVFRGRWREVTVGIMLFAAVFTPADVITMFLVTIPLMLAYGVGLGVLFLLTLGGRRNLSPPAEIVGR, encoded by the coding sequence ATGGCGAGTGCCCTCGACGAGGACACCCAACAGTCGCTCGCGGCCGGCCGCGAGTCGGCTCGGGCGTTCCTTCGATCCATCCAGAAGGACCTCCAGAAGGTGTTCGTCGTCTTCCTCATCGGCTTCGTCGGCACGTTCTGGGCGCTCCGCGTACACGTGTGGGACTACCTCTTCGCGATGACGCGAGCGAACATGTCCGCCGACGTCGCCGCCGAGGCCGACGTCATCGCGACCACGCCCTTCGAGGTCATCCTCCTCCAGGCGAAGATCGGCCTGGTCGTCGGCGCGATCGTCTGTCTGCCCGCGCTGATCTACTTCACCCGCGACGAGCTCCGCGAGCGCGGGCTGTGGCCGCAGTCGCCGATCGCCCGCTGGAAGCTCGCGGCGATCGGGCTGCTCGGCGGCGGACTGTTCGCCGTCGGCGTCGCCTACGGCGTCTACGCCTTCTTCCCGATCATGTTCTCCTTTCTGGCCGGGTTCGGGCTCGAGGCCGGCATCGAGCCGACCTACGGCATCGTGATGTGGACGGAGTTCATCGTCTTCCTCTCGCTGTCCTTCGGGCTCGCCGGCCAGATGCCGCTTCTCATCACCGGGCTCTCGTACGCCGAGATCGTCCAGTACGAGACGTTCCGCGACAAGTGGCGCTACGCCGTCGTCGCCATCTTCGTCTTCGGCGCGGTGTTCTCGCCGCCGGACCCGTTCACCCAGCTGATGTGGGCGTTCCCGCTCGTCGCGCTGTACGGGTTCAGCCTCTACCTCGCGAAGCTGGTCGTCACCGCGAAGCGCAGCTCCGACCGGATCCGCGTGCTCGGGGCGGTCCGGAACCACTGGAACGTCGTCGGCGGGTCCGCAGTCCTCGGCGGCGGCCTCGTCTACGCCTTCTACGAGTACGGCGGCCGGACCGCCGTCAACGACCTCCTCCGGTCGCTCGACAGCGACTGGCGATTTCTCGCACCCGGAGAGGGACTCGGGCTCGACCCCGTGACCGCCGCCGCGCTCTACGCCGGCGTTTGGGCGCTCGCGTTCGCGGCCGTCGCGACGCTGTGGGCGGTGTACACCGACCTCGACACCACGAGCGCGGGGTATCAGTACGGCGACCCGGCCGCCATCGACCTCGACGAGCTCGACGCCGCGGGGATCCGCGCCGCCCCCGAGGAGCCGTTCCTCGAGATGACGGAGGAGGAGTCGCTCGCGCGGGCGCAGGCGGCGCTCGACGACGACGACCACGAGAAGGCGCAGGCGATCCTCGACCGCTTCGACGAGGCGACGGACGCCGACGGGGAGGGTGGTGACGGCGGAAGCGCGGACGCGGCGGGCGGGAACGCGGGCGGCGGAGGCGGCGGTGGTGCCGGCGGCGGCCTCGCCGCGTCGGTCGGCGACCGCACCTCCCGCGCCTCCTCGACGTTCCTCTCCGAACTCACCGGCGACGACGAGGCGGAGGACGACATCGGCGGCTACTACAAGGACCTCAAGTTCATCTTCGACGCGATCCGCTCGAAGTCGTTCATCCTCCTCGTGGTGTTCGGCGGCGTGATGGCCGCGGCGTTCACCTGGCTCTACATCGGCGGGCTCGCGGCGGTGCGGGCGGACCTCCAGCGGCGGGTGCCGGCGGAGGTGGGCGGCGGGATCAACATCATCACGCTCCACCCCGTCGAGGCGCTGATCTTCATGGTGAAGTTCTCGCTTCTGATCGGCGGGATCGCGGTCTTCCCCGTCCTGCTGTACTCGGCGTGGCCGGCGCTTCGCGACCGCGGGTTCGTCGCCGGGCGGATCCGGCAGGTGTACCTCTGGACCGGCGCGCTCTTTTCCGGGCTGATCGGGGGGTTCGCGCTCGGCTACGCGTACATCGCGCCGCGGATCATCGGCTGGCTCGTCACCGACGCCGCGAACGCGAACATGATCATCACCTACCAGGTGAGCGACTTCATGTGGCTCGTGATCTTCACCACCATCGGGATCGGGTTCCTCGCGGACATCCCGGTCGCGATGGTACTTTTAAACAACGCCGGCGTTCCCTACGACGTCTTCCGCGGCCGCTGGCGGGAGGTCACCGTCGGGATCATGCTGTTCGCGGCGGTGTTCACCCCCGCCGACGTGATCACGATGTTCCTCGTGACGATCCCGCTCATGCTCGCGTACGGGGTGGGGCTCGGCGTGCTGTTCCTCCTCACGCTCGGCGGCCGACGGAACCTCTCGCCGCCCGCGGAGATCGTCGGCCGGTAG
- a CDS encoding twin-arginine translocase subunit TatC: MDDDDRPRDEPSDPEDLSPSVESERSTTPDDGDPGSVDGEGDDRVGDEGVEGDDDSAGQGDPVEEGEDDSAEGDDPEEDEAEPASGGGSVEEDEDDSAEEEGGEDPVDDDSKEDSAEEHHSEEDADDSANDDEGGSTSEDDPGDEDDSVHPDEDDSVEDEDDSVEDEDDSGEDADEDGSAGEDAESESAPDPAGDGGTTATAGDVEDLEGIQGPETDEEMPLAEHIEEMMRRLAVVFLFGGLATLVAVTESTDLINYFWGYHIPAPLENRPRLYGPLELPLTRLKVAGLAGVVVGLPAFVYQTYRFMKPGLYENERRYYLAAVPTSLILGGIGIAFAHFLVLPAIFSYFTTYTADAATIAFGLAETFNLIVIMLAFMAIVFQIPLFIMLAIMMNLVTRQWLQDKRLIFWGSFLGIAFLFSPDPTGMAPIIVTLTMIVLFEGTLAILRWTGN, translated from the coding sequence ATGGACGACGACGACCGGCCGCGCGACGAGCCGTCGGACCCCGAAGACCTGTCGCCGTCGGTCGAATCGGAGCGATCGACTACCCCCGACGACGGGGATCCCGGCTCGGTCGACGGCGAGGGCGACGACCGTGTCGGAGACGAGGGCGTCGAGGGCGACGACGACTCCGCCGGTCAGGGCGACCCTGTCGAGGAGGGCGAAGACGACTCTGCCGAGGGGGACGACCCCGAGGAAGACGAAGCCGAGCCCGCCAGTGGAGGCGGCTCCGTCGAGGAGGACGAGGACGACTCTGCTGAGGAAGAAGGGGGTGAGGACCCCGTTGACGACGACTCGAAGGAGGACTCCGCCGAGGAACATCACTCGGAGGAAGACGCGGACGACTCCGCCAATGACGATGAGGGTGGGTCCACGAGCGAAGACGACCCTGGCGACGAAGACGATTCCGTCCACCCGGACGAAGACGACTCCGTAGAGGATGAAGACGACTCCGTAGAGGATGAAGACGACTCCGGAGAAGACGCAGACGAGGACGGCTCTGCGGGGGAAGACGCCGAGTCCGAATCCGCTCCCGACCCCGCCGGCGACGGCGGCACGACGGCGACCGCCGGGGACGTCGAGGACTTGGAGGGGATCCAAGGCCCCGAGACGGACGAGGAGATGCCGCTCGCGGAGCACATCGAGGAGATGATGCGGCGGCTCGCGGTCGTGTTCCTCTTCGGCGGTCTCGCGACGCTCGTCGCAGTGACGGAGTCGACCGACCTCATCAACTACTTCTGGGGGTACCACATCCCCGCCCCGCTCGAGAACCGCCCGCGGCTGTACGGGCCGCTGGAGCTCCCCCTGACCCGGCTGAAGGTCGCCGGGCTCGCGGGCGTCGTGGTCGGCCTCCCGGCGTTCGTCTACCAGACGTACCGGTTCATGAAGCCCGGCCTCTACGAGAACGAGCGCCGGTACTACCTCGCGGCGGTCCCCACGAGCCTGATCCTCGGCGGGATCGGGATCGCGTTCGCGCACTTCCTCGTGTTGCCCGCGATCTTCTCGTATTTCACCACCTACACCGCCGATGCCGCGACGATCGCCTTCGGGCTCGCGGAGACGTTCAACCTGATCGTGATCATGCTCGCGTTCATGGCGATCGTCTTCCAGATCCCGCTTTTCATCATGCTCGCGATCATGATGAACCTCGTCACGCGCCAGTGGCTCCAGGACAAACGCCTCATCTTCTGGGGCTCGTTCCTCGGGATCGCCTTCCTGTTCAGTCCCGACCCGACCGGGATGGCCCCGATCATCGTCACGCTCACCATGATCGTCCTCTTCGAGGGGACGCTGGCGATCCTGCGCTGGACCGGGAACTGA
- a CDS encoding DUF6653 family protein yields MDPLESIPDALWKRHANPKSGWSRVLITPLLLYAVYRRSGKLTALALAFTIVNPVLFSPPEDDDAWMTRVVLAERWWVDERGKPVLSRSYPAVLNLINLPVFAYALLAAYRKRPARAALAGLASILLKLGFVAELVSRYDAAKAGSAASAARTDAE; encoded by the coding sequence ATGGATCCCCTCGAGTCGATCCCCGACGCCCTCTGGAAGCGACACGCGAATCCGAAGAGCGGGTGGAGCCGGGTCCTGATCACGCCGCTCCTGCTGTACGCCGTGTACCGGCGAAGCGGGAAACTCACCGCGCTCGCGCTCGCGTTCACGATCGTGAACCCCGTCCTGTTCTCGCCGCCCGAGGACGACGACGCGTGGATGACCCGCGTCGTGCTCGCCGAGCGGTGGTGGGTCGACGAGCGCGGGAAGCCGGTCCTGTCGCGTTCGTATCCCGCCGTCCTCAACCTGATCAACCTCCCCGTCTTCGCGTACGCGCTGCTGGCCGCGTATCGGAAGCGCCCCGCTCGGGCCGCGCTCGCGGGGCTCGCATCGATCCTGTTGAAGCTGGGGTTCGTCGCCGAGCTCGTCAGCCGGTACGACGCGGCGAAGGCGGGAAGTGCGGCGAGCGCGGCGAGAACGGACGCCGAGTGA
- a CDS encoding DUF5807 family protein, with amino-acid sequence MSKLEAFLAGDRLDDVVFYLSDAFLDDDSRLREVGTETDDGVRLVLDGETGRSAFQAGTGMGAMEFAKEAMANEGAIARSLDGGECPFAGDDGDSDDSDDDGDDDGDDHEVRFVFAFAEGENPEVGGLYAEGDVIHAYAHCTCGESYSHKWVVGERA; translated from the coding sequence ATGAGCAAGCTCGAGGCGTTCCTCGCCGGCGACCGGCTCGACGACGTCGTGTTCTACCTGAGCGACGCGTTCCTCGACGACGACTCGCGGCTCCGCGAGGTCGGCACCGAGACCGACGACGGGGTTCGTCTCGTCCTCGACGGCGAGACCGGCCGCTCGGCGTTTCAGGCCGGGACCGGCATGGGCGCGATGGAGTTCGCGAAGGAGGCGATGGCCAACGAGGGCGCGATCGCCCGCTCGCTCGACGGGGGCGAGTGTCCGTTCGCCGGCGACGACGGCGATAGCGACGACAGCGACGACGATGGCGACGACGATGGCGACGACCACGAGGTCCGGTTCGTGTTCGCGTTCGCCGAGGGAGAGAACCCGGAAGTGGGGGGCCTCTACGCCGAGGGTGACGTGATCCACGCGTACGCGCACTGTACCTGCGGGGAGAGCTACTCGCACAAGTGGGTCGTCGGCGAGCGGGCGTAG